The window ACCCCAAGGGTTATACGCACTTAACTGATCCACGAGGACAGCGAACGATGGGTAAGGCACAATTCGAGCGGACGAAACCACACGTCAACGTGGGCACGATTGGTCACGTTGATCATGGTAAAACGACGCTGACAGCAGCGATCACGCTCACTCAATCCAAGAAGCATGGCGGAGACGCGG is drawn from Longimicrobiales bacterium and contains these coding sequences:
- a CDS encoding GTP-binding protein, producing MGKAQFERTKPHVNVGTIGHVDHGKTTLTAAITLTQSKKHGGDA